DNA sequence from the Oryza brachyantha chromosome 5, ObraRS2, whole genome shotgun sequence genome:
ATTAGAAAATAGGCGGTGTAATATGTATgctgatcattttttttaaaggtaTGCATGAAGATCATATTCACGCGCCAAATATGGCATCTTTAGAACACATTGTAAATGATTTTTACACGAAACATTTTAATTCTctcaattttcttttaaagatTCCCAAACCGAAGAGACCCTCAGAAATACTTTTATCATGTTTTAAGATACGTTAAAGTAGAGATTAGATATACAAAACAGATAACTTGTTCCTGCGATCGAATTAAGAGATATAACAGTAAAAAGGTGaaggaataattaattagagaaAAAGGTCGCCTTCACATGTCTCAAACTGAAGGGCCTTATATTCTGCTGTTACTTGTTAGTTgcatacttatatatatcttgcaTGTAGGTCCAAATTACTTCATGCAAATCAACCATCCAATCCGACGTTAGCAATCCACCATCCTCCAACAAAACTGGACTGTTCCACGTTATTGTTTTGGTCGaattaaacataagaaaaaaattattaatgatttaaaagtaatttatagcTAAACTTTTATACGTGTGTTCTTAGCCATTTAAAGGTAAAtgctgaaaaaacaaatgaaaattaacttttaaaaatttaatttataaatataagtagaatttaaaatttaatttgtaaacataaataaatgaaaaaaaataaatataaacgaaaagatgaaaaaactacTTTCACATCTCCAGGAATGCAGGTAACCACCACTATCTGTAGTTCTGTACACGTCTACACCGTTATAAAACCAAACCATCGAATCCAACAGCGAGACGGACGCCGCAAGAATCTCTCTTGACGCCTCCCTTCCAGATCGAAGCTAAGGTTCCCACCATCTTCCATTCTTCCTCCtacccctcccctcccctcccctcccgcgcgcTGCAGATGCGTCGCGTCGCCATGGCCTAGTGCTCGTGGAGATCTCCTAGGTGCGTGCGTGGCGAACTTGACGTAGGTGAGGGCGTGAGGATTGAGCTGGTCGGACGGGGTGAggtgaggcgaggcgaggtgTCCATGGTCGTTGCCAAGATGCGGTGGGCAGCCGAGGGCGATGATGATCACCGGCTGCCGGGAGGCAAGCGGGCGGCGTCGCTCGGCATACTGGCGTTCGAGGCGGCGACCACGATGGCGAAGCTCCTGTCGCTGAGCCGGTCGCTGTCGGAGAAGGAGGTGGCGAAGCTACGGTCGCACGCCATGCGGGCGGCGGGCGTGGAGTATCTTAGCTCGACTGATCAGTCGTTCCTGCTCCGGCTGGCgtgcgcggaggcggtggcggcgctggacgccgcggcggcggcggtcgctcGGCTCGGTGCGCGGTGTGGGCTCGACTTCGCGGGGCCGTACACGAGCCTCAAGGCCGGCGCGCCCGACGCGCGGCTGGATCAGTTCGTGGCCAGGGGGCTCAAGGTGAAGGCCAAGAGGATGGAGCGGCTCGTCGCTGCCACGGCCAAGCTCTGCGCCGAGATGGAGGCGCTCGACGAgctcgaggcggcggagcagaaGCTCGCACGCCGCGGGTGGGGCCGCCTGAGCGGGCCGATCCCCtcgcccgccgccaccgctgcggccgccggcgacgcgctcCATCTGGATATCAGGGCGCAGCGCGCCAGAGTGCGGCGGCTCAAGGAGGAGTCGCTCTGGAGCCAGAGCTACGAGAAGGTCGTCATCCTCATGGCCCGCGCCGCCTGCGCTGCGTTCGTCCGAGTTTGCGTTATCTTCGGCGCCAACGTCCCCGGcctgccaccgccgctccctcccACCGACGCCGTCCACAGCCGCCTCTGCAAGCTGCTGCTCCACCCaatgtcggcggcggcggcggcggtggcggcgcagccCAGGTCGTTGTCAGGTCCCATCCAACGTCGAGACGTGCCGCTGCGCATTGAGATGAGCAGCAACTCGTGCCCGATCATACGCTCGCAGTGGCAGCAGCCAGGGAAGACGCCGCCGGGCGCCGACTACTGGCGGAAGCTCCtggagccgccgccgggcaCGGTGGGCGGCGCAGGGCTGGACCTGCAGTACGCGAACGTGATCACCACGGCGGAGCGGCTGCTGCTGGAGACGGGGGCCGAGGGGCGCCACGAGGAGGCGCGCGAGGAGCTGTACGCGATGCTGCCGTCCAAGCCGCGGGCGGCCGTGCGGGCGAAGCTGCGCGGGTGgtggagggagagaggcgcgggcgcgggcgcggcgccgccgctggacGCGGGGCTCGCGGAGGGgtggaggtcggcggcggggcgcatcCTGGCGTGGCTGGCGCCGATGGCGCGGGACACGGCGCGGTGGCACGCGGAGCGGAGCATggacaggcggcggcggttcgaggtgggcggcggcggcgcgcgggcgtgGGCGCTGCAGACGCTGCGGTGGGCCGACGCGGAGAAGGCGGAGGCcgcggtggtggaggtgcTCGTCGCGCTCAGCTGCGTGTGCTGGtacgaggagcggcggcggcgggaggcgtcTCTCCGGTTGTGAGCTGCAAGTTCTCTCGCGTCTTTggcttcgccgc
Encoded proteins:
- the LOC121054567 gene encoding uncharacterized protein LOC121054567 — encoded protein: MVVAKMRWAAEGDDDHRLPGGKRAASLGILAFEAATTMAKLLSLSRSLSEKEVAKLRSHAMRAAGVEYLSSTDQSFLLRLACAEAVAALDAAAAAVARLGARCGLDFAGPYTSLKAGAPDARLDQFVARGLKVKAKRMERLVAATAKLCAEMEALDELEAAEQKLARRGWGRLSGPIPSPAATAAAAGDALHLDIRAQRARVRRLKEESLWSQSYEKVVILMARAACAAFVRVCVIFGANVPGLPPPLPPTDAVHSRLCKLLLHPMSAAAAAVAAQPRSLSGPIQRRDVPLRIEMSSNSCPIIRSQWQQPGKTPPGADYWRKLLEPPPGTVGGAGLDLQYANVITTAERLLLETGAEGRHEEAREELYAMLPSKPRAAVRAKLRGWWRERGAGAGAAPPLDAGLAEGWRSAAGRILAWLAPMARDTARWHAERSMDRRRRFEVGGGGARAWALQTLRWADAEKAEAAVVEVLVALSCVCWYEERRRREASLRL